Within Geitlerinema sp. PCC 9228, the genomic segment TCAATAGCTTCTTCTAGCTTTCCTTGTTGTTGTAAAAGATTTCCCAAACTGTTGAAAGTCCAAGCATCTTCGGGATCAAGTTTAATTGCTTGGCGATAGTTTTCCATGGCTTCCTCTAGATCTCCTTGTTGTTCGAGGGCATAACCTAAATGTCTGTAAGCAGATGCATACCTCAGGAGCAAGTTCGATCGCTTCTCGATGCTTCTCTATCGCCTCTTCTAGCTCTCCTTTGTCTTCTAATACATCTCCTAATTCGTTATAAGTCCAAGCATCATCAGGGTCAAGCTCGATCGCTTG encodes:
- a CDS encoding tetratricopeptide repeat protein; this translates as MLLRYASAYRHLGYALEQQGDLEEAMENYRQAIKLDPEDAWTFNSLGNLLQQQGKLEEAIEKYERALEVDPNNTKAQDNLDEAKRMLEQQGNSTGPTIELEI
- a CDS encoding tetratricopeptide repeat protein, with protein sequence QAIELDPDDAWTYNELGDVLEDKGELEEAIEKHREAIELAPEVCICLQTFRLCPRTTRRSRGSHGKLSPSN